The Zingiber officinale cultivar Zhangliang chromosome 10A, Zo_v1.1, whole genome shotgun sequence genome contains a region encoding:
- the LOC122026099 gene encoding piriformospora indica-insensitive protein 2-like codes for MRRGSSNWVLLLLSFLVLHVSLSNEQEDSTAPMLRAEQEALYLLIQDLVGKWWNGSELYPDPCGWTQIQGVSCDVYDGKWHVTGLTFGSILDGSLECSEDASLSPLLFEFEHLKSLSFFGCFLSSHHKTSIPSSHWEKLAPSLETLEFRSNPGLVGEIPASITRLTKLQSLVLVDNSLSGNLPQELGHLVQLKRLALAGSHFSGQIPASIGSKLSELLILDMSRNSLTGPLPSSLGAMSSLLKLDLSDNFLHGSLPQELGQLQCLTLLDLRGNKFSHGLPQALHDMASLQDLLLSNNPLGGNLMGTDWGRLTNLSTLDLSNTNLSGEIPESIVRVKRLRFLALDNNNLSGCVPTKLADLPDLTALYLNGNNLAGELKFSEAFHRRMGRRFAFGGNPHSSVGRYCKQEKSAGSQGKGKGRIMDDQSSSVLTSLSFPASSINVWLGVAVQELLVVIALILLL; via the exons ATGAGAAGAGGATCTTCAAACTGGGTCCTTCTTCTGCTCTCGTTTCTGGTTCTCCATGTCTCATTGTCAAATGAGCAGGAAGACTCAACAGCTCCCATGCTGAGAGCAGAGCAAGAAGCTCTATATTTGTTGATTCAAGACCTGGTTGGAAAATGGTGGAATGGTTCAGAGCTGTATCCAGATCCCTGTGGGTGGACTCAGATACAG GGAGTTTCATGCGATGTTTACGACGGAAAATGGCACGTCACTGGCTTAACCTTCGGCTCAATCCTAGACGGCTCTCTTGAATGCTCAGAGGATGCATCCTTAAGTCCTCTTCTTTTTGAGTTCGAGCATCTGAAGAGCCTCTCCTTCTTTGGTTGCTTCCTCTCTTCACACCACAAGACCTCCATCCCCTCCAGCCACTGGGAGAAGCTTGCTCCAAGCTTGGAGACGCTGGAGTTCAGATCAAATCCAGGCCTCGTTGGAGAAATCCCTGCCAGCATCACCCGGCTCACCAAATTGCAATCTCTGGTGCTGGTTGACAACTCTTTATCTGGAAATTTGCCTCAAGAACTCGGCCATCTCGTGCAACTCAAAAGATTGGCACTTGCAGGAAGCCATTTCTCTGGTCAAATTCCAGCCTCCATCGGAAGCAAATTAAGTGAGCTGTTGATCCTCGACATGAGCAGGAACTCCCTGACTGGCCCTCTTCCCTCGTCGCTCGGCGCGATGAGTTCGCTTCTAAAGCTAGACCTGAGTGACAACTTCCTCCATGGCAGCCTCCCGCAAGAGCTCGGACAGCTGCAGTGCCTCACTCTGCTTGACCTCAGGGGCAACAAATTCTCACATGGCCTCCCTCAAGCACTTCACGACATGGCCTCACTCCAAGACTTGCTTTTGTCCAACAACCCGTTGGGCGGAAACTTGATGGGAACTGACTGGGGAAGGCTCACAAATCTCTCTACGTTGGACCTCTCCAACACAAATCTGAGTGGAGAGATTCCGGAGTCAATTGTGAGGGTGAAAAGGTTGAGGTTTCTTGCACTGGATAACAACAACCTCTCTGGCTGTGTGCCCACCAAGCTTGCCGATTTACCTGACCTCACTGCTCTCTATCTCAACGGCAACAATTTGGCAGGGGAGCTCAAGTTTTCTGAAGCATTCCACAGAAGGATGGGAAGGAGGTTTGCTTTCGGTGGGAATCCTCACAGTTCAGTGGGACGATATTGCAAACAGGAGAAATCAGCAGGTTCTCAAGGCAAGGGAAAGGGAAGGATCATGGATGATCAAAGTTCGAGCGTGTTGACTTCCCTTAGTTTTCCAGCTTCTTCAATTAACGTTTGGTTGGGGGTAGCTGTTCAAGAGCTGTTGGTTGTGATTGCTTTGATcttattattatag
- the LOC122026514 gene encoding uncharacterized protein LOC122026514 — protein MAPKRRSKRKSHFILQPEVNMQPPTMSTNHTDQHSIEKDGQNIQGTLNNQRDTLSNQLHVDVQDNIPYVENMTLVLDQNVDMNETSNEELSIQVLLQQRDERAHAEQYMRLVAFWNTEKSKEKEKGHPPTRVELFQACFTHANGSPSSNVVAEKLVAMNELANQLPEDSNDPVSQNDIFAQIIGPDRPGRVRMLGDGVSPSDLWGEVPSRDTCNRLVMEQKTKLEKMDEQVKKQGQHIAMLEAKISDQANQNPISNCNNSQHTSSSSNPQTSIPSRPSLRIGCSVLIKSLFDSTKIVAKGVLHSMDPNTTVGRQTLGPNWCEVQVQVFLKPEESLIRPYDFLQRFEDTLGGMIAWPYHLLTVNEDYY, from the exons ATGGCTCCTAAGCGTCGAAGTAAGAGGAAATCTCATTTTATACTTCAACCTGAGGTAAATATGCAACCACCAACTATGAGTACAAATCACACTGATCAACATTCAATTGAGAAAG ATGGTCAAAATATACAAGGTACGCTGAATAACCAAAGAGATACACTTTCAAATCAACTTCATGTCGATGTGCAAGATAATATCCCATATGTTGAAAACATGACTTTAGTTctagatcaaaatgttgatatgAATGAAACATCTAATGAAG AGTTATCAATTCAAGTTCTGTTACAGCAGAGAGATGAAAGAGCTCATGCAGAACAATATATGAGACTAGTTGCATTTTGGAACACAGAAAAATCAAAG gaaaaagaaaaggggCACCCTCCAACACGAGTCGAATTATTTCAGGCTTGCTTTACTCATGCCAATGGAAGTCCCTCAAGTAATGTTGTAGCAGAAAAATTG GTTGCAATGAATGAACTAGCAAATCAACTTCCTGAAGATTCTAATGATCCAGTGAGTCAAAATGATATATTTGCTCAAATTATCGGACCAGATAGACCTGGCCGAGTACGTATGCTTGGTGATGGTGTTAGTCCATCTGATTTATGGGGAGAAGTTCCTAGTCGTGACACATGCAATCGACTAGTGATGGAACAGAAgacaaaattagaaaaaatggATGAACAAGTTAAAAAGCAAGGCCAACATATTGCAATGTTAGAAGCAAAGATTTCTGATCAAGCAAACCAAAATCCTATTTCAAATTGCAATAATAGTCAACACACATCATCAAGTAGTAATCCACAAACTTCTATTCCTTCTCGTCCATCTTTACGG ATTGGATGTTCTGTCttgatcaaaagtttatttgattcaACAAAAATTGTGGCAAAAGGAGTGCTTCATAGCATGGATCCAAATACTACAGTAGGAAGACAGACACTAGGACCAAATTGGTGTGAAGTACAAGTACAAGTTTTCCTAAAACCAGAAGAGAGTTTAATTAGACCTTATGATTTTTTACAGAGGTTTGAGGATACACTTGGAGGAATGATAGCTTGGCCATATCATTTG TTAACAGTAAACGAAGACTACTATTAG
- the LOC122026513 gene encoding uncharacterized protein LOC122026513 has protein sequence MEYRNGVESFLHFAFANANINGMILCPCTRCKIGIFVSREIAYDHLTVDGFIKGYTHWIAHGEIACSASINSTFVPSQKDADDMHGLVYEIFGMPEHNDNILSTPEFENDKEIPIEEAEKFYKLIDDSQKELYPGCKKFSKLAFIIRLLHLKCLGKITNKIFDMLLDLLREAFPNAMNDLPKSYYEAEKLMKQLGLGYEKIDACPNDCTLFWRLDKERIQCKTCNELRWETSENDPTGEKRKISRKVLWYFPIKPRLQHLFMSSKTASHMRWHSESRTKDGYMRYPADSPAWQTFDHKHPEFAKDPRNIRLGLASDGFNPFKNMSTTHSTWPVILMPYNLPPWMCMKQQYFMLSLLIPGPTAPVNNIDIYLQPLIAYLKDLWEIGVQTYDASTKQNFQLHAALLWTISDFPGYAILSGWSTKGQLACPVCHKFTHSQWLKNGGKYFYMGHRKFLNSDHAFQKNAQFFDGTKEYGKPPPKLSGSMVINELKISKFTFGKTINDNSALPFNWKKFSIFFDLPYWKDNVIRHNLDFMHIEKNVCESICGTLLNMEGKMKDNLKARLDLQEMGIRSSLHPIEKGQKKVYLPPASFSMGKKEKGIFCKVLKKIKVPDGYASNISRCVQMKPPKLVGLKSHDNHILMQQLLPVAL, from the coding sequence ATGGAATATAGAAATGGAGTTGAGAGTTTCTTACATTTTGCATTTGCTAATGCAAACATAAATGGAATGATTTTATGTCCTTGTACACGGTGTAAAATTGGTATATTTGTTTCAAGAGAAATTGCCTATGATCATTTGACGGTCGATGGTTTTATCAAAGGTTATACTCACTGGATAGCTCATGGAGAGATAGCATGTAGTGCATCTATAAACTCTACTTTTGTTCCATCACAAAAGGATGCAGATGATATGCATGGTTTAGTTTATGAGATATTTGGGATGCCAGAGCATAATGATAATATACTTAGCACAccagaatttgaaaatgataaggagatTCCAATTGAAGAGGCTGagaaattctataaattaattgatgattcacaAAAAGAATTATATCCAGGTTGCAAGAAATTCTCAAAACTTGCATTTATTATTCGTTTGCTTCACTTAAAGTGTCTTGGTAAAATTACGAATAAGATTTTTGATATGCTTTTAGATTTGTTGAGAGAAGCATTTCCTAATGCAATGAATGATTTGCCTAAGTCATACTATGAAGCAGAGAAATTGATGAAGCAATTAGGACTTGGTTATGAAAAGAttgatgcttgccctaatgattgcacTTTGTTTTGGAGGTTGGATAAAGAAAGAATTCAATGTAAAACATGTAATGAGCTCAGATGGGAAACATCTGAAAATGATCCTACTGGTGAGAAGAGAAAAATCTCACGTAAGGTTTTATGGTATTTTCCAATAAAGCCTAGATTACAACATTTGTTCATGTCATCCAAAACAGCATCCCATATGAGATGGCATTCTGAATCCCGCACAAAGGATGGTTACATGCGGTATCCAGCTGACTCCCCAGCTTGGCAAACATTTGACCATAAGCACCCAGAATTTGCAAAGGATCCTAGAAATATAAGGCTTGGTTTAGCATCAGATGGATTTAATCcattcaaaaatatgagtacAACACATAGTACGTGGCCGGTTATTTTAATGCCATATAATCTTccaccatggatgtgtatgaagcaACAATACTTTATGTTGTCGCTATTGATACCTGGCCCAACTGCTCCAGTAAATAATATAGACATCTACTTGCAACCACTTATTGCATATTTGAAAGACTTATGGGAGATAGGAGTTCAAACATATGATGCATCaactaaacaaaattttcaattacaTGCAGCATTACTATGGACAATAAGTGATTTCCCTGGATATGCCATCTTATCAGGATGGAGTACTAAAGGACAACTTGCATGCCCAGTGTGTCACAAGTTTACACATTCACAATGGTTAAAAAATGGTGGAAAATATTTCTATATGGGTCATCGTAAGTTTTTAAATAGTGATCATGCATTTCAGAAAAATGCTCAATTTTTTGATGGCACAAAAGAATATGGAAAACCACCACCCAAACTATCAGGAAGCATGGTGATAAATGAgttgaaaatttctaaatttaCATTTGGGAAAACAATTAATGATAATTCAGCACTACCATTCAATTGGAAaaaattcagtattttctttgaTTTACCGTATTGGAAAGATAATGTGATACGTCACAATCTTGACTttatgcatattgaaaagaatgtaTGTGAATCTATTTGTGGGACATTGTTGAATATGGAAGGAAAAATGAAAGATAATCTTAAAGCACGACTTGATTTACAAGAAATGGGGATAAGATCATCACTTCATCCTATTGAGAAAGGACAAAAGAAAGTTTATTTACCTCCAGCATCTTTTTCAATGGgaaaaaaagagaagggtatattTTGCAaggtcttaaaaaaaattaaagttccaGATGGCTATGCATCCAACATATCACGATGTGTTCAAATGAAACCGCCAAAATTAGTTGGTCTAAAAAGTCATGATAATCACATTTTGATGCAACAATTGTTGCCAGTCGCACTATGA